One segment of Deinococcus yavapaiensis KR-236 DNA contains the following:
- a CDS encoding aminoacyl-tRNA deacylase, whose amino-acid sequence MTPSDTAVDRLAAFLLDHGVAGTLVKPGVPTPTVSEAARALGVSVDRIVKSVLLVTNDGASVLVIAPGDRRVDVEKVARFVGASKLKLGSASQVLEATGYPAGGVPPVGHPAGLRVVLDASLLDRDELVGGGGSAEWLLRLTPREVVRVTGAAVSDVCRPAE is encoded by the coding sequence GTGACACCGAGCGACACCGCCGTGGATCGCCTCGCCGCCTTCCTGCTCGATCACGGCGTGGCGGGCACCCTCGTCAAGCCGGGCGTACCGACGCCGACCGTCTCGGAGGCGGCGCGGGCGCTCGGCGTGTCGGTCGACCGCATCGTGAAGTCGGTGCTGCTCGTGACGAACGACGGCGCGAGCGTCCTCGTGATCGCGCCCGGCGACCGCCGCGTGGACGTCGAGAAGGTCGCGCGCTTCGTGGGCGCCTCGAAGTTGAAGTTGGGTTCGGCTTCGCAGGTGCTCGAAGCGACGGGCTACCCTGCCGGGGGCGTGCCGCCCGTCGGACATCCGGCGGGCTTGCGGGTGGTGCTGGACGCCTCGCTGCTCGACCGAGACGAACTCGTCGGAGGAGGAGGAAGCGCCGAGTGGTTGCTGCGCTTGACGCCTCGAGAAGTCGTGCGCGTCACGGGCGCCGCCGTGAGCGACGTGTGCCGCCCGGCCGAGTGA
- a CDS encoding xanthine dehydrogenase family protein molybdopterin-binding subunit has translation MTGTTHLGKRRKLIEGPEKITGQARYTADLTLPGLLHARVVLSPYPHARIRGIDVEAALGVSGVVAVLTGRELNGGHVAYSRPSLLLAEGEVVFAGQPVAVVVANTEAAASDGASLLDVDYEALDSVDDAAQAEADETHVWPHGTPSASTSQASLHGAEASTAQAAAPSNVDERRVFQRGDVDAALQGARVVIDRTYLNARVHQAYLEPHAVVAQPGVRAGEVTVYTSTQGQYAVRSEVANALGLRERDVHVVPMTVGGGFGAKYGILDSLVTAVALHLARPVRLVLTRSEDMLTTTPTPETSIRVRIGADERGRIVGLDVRATIENGVFRMGHAGIIATIAGGMYRCEHVRVETVELLTNRAPVGAYRAPGVPQALFALESSVDELARALEIDPLEFRLMNAVEGGDLTGTGRPWPDIGLKACLERAREHPLWQARGDVPNEGVGLAVGGWPGGFSPAGAVCRVDSDGTVRLHVGSVDISGVHSSMVLIVAETLGLDPDNIEIVQGTTDSGPYAPNSGGSQVTISLGGAVLDASRQVREQLRDLAAAHLEAHRDDVELVEGRARVKGVPSREVTFGQLARLGERMPGGPGPVVAEGRASLKGGAPGFTAHLVRVRVDPDTGVVTPLDAVTIQDVGFALNPLLVEGQVHGGTAQALGIGLYEGLHFESGAPANPNFLGYVFPRAADLPPLEAVMVERPSEHGPFGARIVGEPPITGGAAAVANAVRDAVGVRVTELPITSEALWRLMREVQGE, from the coding sequence GTGACCGGCACGACCCATCTCGGCAAACGCCGCAAATTGATCGAAGGGCCCGAGAAGATAACGGGCCAAGCTCGCTACACCGCCGACTTGACGTTGCCGGGCTTGCTGCACGCCCGTGTCGTCCTGTCTCCTTACCCGCACGCGCGCATTCGAGGCATCGACGTGGAAGCAGCCCTGGGGGTGTCCGGCGTCGTCGCCGTTTTGACGGGACGTGAGTTGAACGGCGGGCACGTCGCCTATTCTCGGCCGAGCTTGCTGCTCGCCGAAGGTGAAGTCGTCTTCGCGGGACAACCCGTGGCGGTCGTCGTGGCAAACACGGAGGCGGCGGCATCGGACGGCGCGAGTCTGCTCGACGTGGACTACGAGGCGCTCGACAGCGTCGATGACGCGGCGCAGGCCGAAGCGGACGAGACGCACGTCTGGCCGCACGGCACGCCGAGCGCGAGCACGAGCCAAGCGAGTCTGCACGGCGCCGAGGCGTCGACCGCGCAGGCGGCGGCGCCCTCGAACGTCGACGAGCGCCGCGTGTTCCAAAGAGGCGACGTGGACGCCGCCCTGCAAGGAGCGCGCGTCGTGATCGACCGCACGTACCTCAACGCGCGCGTGCACCAGGCGTACTTGGAGCCGCACGCGGTCGTCGCGCAACCCGGCGTGCGGGCGGGCGAAGTGACGGTCTACACGAGCACGCAAGGACAGTACGCGGTGCGGTCCGAGGTGGCGAACGCCCTGGGACTTCGCGAGCGTGACGTGCACGTCGTTCCGATGACGGTCGGCGGCGGATTCGGCGCGAAGTACGGCATTCTCGACTCGCTCGTCACGGCGGTCGCGCTGCACCTCGCGCGGCCCGTGCGTTTGGTGTTGACGCGCAGCGAGGACATGCTGACGACCACGCCGACGCCCGAGACGAGCATTCGCGTGCGCATCGGCGCGGACGAGCGTGGGCGCATCGTGGGACTCGACGTGCGGGCCACCATCGAGAACGGCGTGTTCCGCATGGGGCACGCGGGCATCATCGCGACGATCGCGGGCGGAATGTACCGCTGCGAGCACGTGCGTGTCGAGACGGTGGAGCTTCTCACGAACCGTGCGCCCGTCGGAGCATACCGCGCGCCGGGCGTGCCGCAAGCCCTGTTCGCGCTCGAGTCGAGCGTGGACGAGCTCGCGCGCGCCCTGGAAATCGATCCGTTGGAGTTTCGCTTGATGAACGCCGTCGAGGGCGGCGACCTCACGGGGACGGGACGGCCTTGGCCCGACATCGGCCTCAAGGCTTGCTTGGAGCGGGCGCGTGAGCATCCCTTGTGGCAAGCGCGCGGCGACGTGCCGAACGAAGGCGTGGGGCTCGCCGTGGGCGGGTGGCCGGGCGGCTTCTCGCCCGCGGGAGCGGTGTGCCGCGTCGATTCGGACGGCACGGTGCGTTTGCACGTCGGCAGCGTCGATATCAGCGGGGTGCACAGCTCTATGGTGTTGATCGTCGCAGAGACGCTCGGCCTCGACCCCGACAACATCGAGATCGTGCAGGGCACGACCGATAGCGGTCCGTACGCGCCGAACTCGGGCGGCTCGCAAGTCACGATCAGCCTCGGCGGCGCCGTGCTCGACGCGAGTCGGCAGGTGCGCGAGCAACTGCGCGATCTCGCCGCCGCTCACCTCGAGGCACACCGTGACGACGTCGAACTCGTCGAAGGGCGCGCGCGCGTGAAGGGCGTGCCGTCGCGTGAGGTGACCTTCGGGCAGCTCGCGCGGCTCGGCGAGCGCATGCCGGGCGGTCCGGGACCCGTCGTGGCCGAGGGACGCGCGTCTCTCAAGGGCGGCGCGCCGGGATTCACGGCGCACCTCGTGCGTGTTCGCGTCGATCCGGATACCGGCGTCGTCACGCCGCTCGATGCCGTGACGATTCAAGACGTCGGCTTCGCGCTCAATCCGCTGCTCGTGGAAGGGCAAGTGCACGGCGGGACCGCGCAGGCGCTCGGCATCGGGTTGTACGAGGGGTTGCACTTCGAAAGTGGCGCGCCCGCCAACCCGAACTTCTTGGGCTACGTCTTTCCGAGAGCGGCGGACTTGCCGCCGCTGGAAGCGGTGATGGTGGAGCGTCCGTCGGAGCACGGACCGTTCGGGGCGCGCATCGTCGGCGAGCCGCCCATCACGGGTGGAGCGGCGGCCGTCGCGAACGCCGTGCGTGACGCGGTCGGCGTTCGCGTCACGGAGTTGCCGATCACCTCCGAGGCGTTGTGGCGTCTCATGCGCGAGGTGCAAGGCGAGTGA
- the yidD gene encoding membrane protein insertion efficiency factor YidD, with the protein MTSIERTANVATRLVVSGIRVYRRRLSPWKGFRCAHAAYFGGESCSAAVLRLVETHGLVEGWPSVLERFAACRDAYDLLGSRGVTQDGFRARGVCCCGPIPIPFRCGVI; encoded by the coding sequence ATGACGTCAATCGAACGAACAGCGAACGTGGCGACGCGACTCGTCGTGTCGGGCATCCGAGTCTATCGGCGGCGCTTGTCTCCTTGGAAGGGATTTCGGTGCGCGCACGCCGCGTACTTCGGCGGCGAGTCTTGCTCGGCGGCGGTGCTGCGCCTCGTGGAGACGCACGGTCTCGTCGAAGGATGGCCGAGCGTCCTCGAGCGTTTCGCCGCCTGCCGTGACGCTTACGACCTTCTGGGCAGTCGAGGCGTCACGCAAGACGGCTTTCGCGCTCGCGGCGTGTGCTGCTGCGGTCCCATCCCGATTCCCTTCCGCTGCGGCGTGATTTGA